Proteins found in one Stigmatopora nigra isolate UIUO_SnigA chromosome 15, RoL_Snig_1.1, whole genome shotgun sequence genomic segment:
- the rasd2a gene encoding GTP-binding protein Rhes → MTTSEKLHLPVESLAKLHPHLSPGRQKHSKVSDLSKTGMGLLESVKGRWKQQDKVAPGMVKPQNCHRIVVLGAPGVGKTNIVRQFLGEKFREDYEETAEDFHRKMFRVGTETYQVDVLDAARERNFPAKRRLSILTGDIFLLVFSLDNRDSFTEVHELLNEIRLAKNKLLKSKRKARLPVVICGNKSDLDSQRLVSLSEISASLTRDVTFFETSAKHGTSLESVFRELAIMGGLPDETGPSRHRLVSMVTYQSPCLRGDAPYAAVDPLARRPSFGSDLQLVLGSCGKSNKSERCQIQ, encoded by the exons ATGACCACGAGTGAGAAGTTACATCTTCCCGTGGAATCGCTCGCCAAACTCCATCCTCATTTGTCGCCCGGCCGACAGAAGCACTCTAAAGTGTCTGACCTATCAAAAACGGGTATGGGTCTCCTAGAAAGTGTCAAAGGACGATGGAAGCAGCAAGATAAAGTGGCGCCGGGTATGGTCAAGCCTCAGAATTGCCATAGAATTGTGGTTTTGGGGGCACCCGGGGTGGGAAAGACCAACATAGTCCGACAATTCCTGGGGGAAAAATTCCGGGAAGACTACGAGGAAACTGCGGAGGACTTCCATAGGAAGATGTTTCGTGTCGGGACTGAGACGTACCAGGTGGACGTTTTGGACGCCGCCAGGGAGAGAAATTTCCCGGCAAAACGGAGGCTGTCTATACTTACTG GCGACATCTTCCTTCTCGTCTTCAGCTTGGACAACCGAGACTCATTTACCGAAGTCCATGAACTCCTCAACGAAATCCGACTAGCCAAAAACAAATTACTCAAATCCAAACGTAAAGCCAGATTGCCCGTTGTCATCTGCGGCAACAAATCAGATCTGGACTCTCAGCGACTTGTCAGTCTATCCGAGATCTCCGCCTCGCTAACCCGAGACGTGACCTTCTTCGAAACCTCAGCCAAGCACGGCACCTCTCTAGAATCCGTATTCCGAGAGTTGGCCATCATGGGCGGCCTACCCGATGAGACCGGACCCTCTCGACATAGACTGGTCTCCATGGTGACCTACCAGTCGCCGTGCCTGCGAGGGGACGCGCCTTACGCTGCCGTGGACCCTCTGGCACGGCGACCCAGCTTTGGTAGTGACCTGCAGCTGGTGCTTGGATCGTGTGGCAAATCCAACAAATCCGAGAGATGTCAGATTCAATGA